Proteins from a genomic interval of Sporolactobacillus sp. Y61:
- a CDS encoding ABC transporter permease, with product MNRWLRKINWMTVMIPILSVILGLICGAVIMLIAGYDPILAYQSIIESIFLQPYYSGETIRAMIPLVLAGIAVAFAFRTGLFNIGVEGQLMAGWLASVACAILLDGLPKFILLPLSIIAGGVAGGFWGFIPGLLKARFKVHEVISTIMMNYIALYTTAYIIKNFLYTEGERTPTIPETASLASPMLANLTQGSRLHWGFIVVILAVFAMWFILWKTTKGYELRSVGFSQDASKYAGMNVGRNIILSLTLSGLFAGLGGAMEGLGTYQYMTINSAFTGIGFNGIAVALLGLNTPVGVVLSGALFAGLQTGGMTMQSVAGVPIELIQIIIALIIFFVGSSYVIKWIWLRFAGRGNK from the coding sequence ATGAACAGATGGCTGAGGAAAATAAACTGGATGACGGTGATGATTCCGATTTTATCCGTTATACTTGGCCTGATCTGCGGTGCAGTCATTATGCTGATAGCCGGCTACGATCCGATTCTTGCCTATCAGTCCATCATTGAATCGATTTTTCTCCAGCCATACTATAGCGGTGAAACCATAAGGGCAATGATTCCGCTTGTTCTGGCCGGTATTGCCGTAGCCTTCGCTTTCCGGACCGGTTTGTTTAATATCGGTGTTGAGGGGCAGCTGATGGCCGGCTGGCTGGCTTCTGTTGCCTGCGCGATCCTTCTTGATGGTCTGCCGAAATTCATTCTGCTGCCGCTGAGCATTATTGCCGGCGGAGTTGCCGGAGGTTTCTGGGGGTTTATCCCCGGACTTTTGAAGGCCCGGTTCAAGGTCCATGAAGTCATCTCGACGATCATGATGAATTACATTGCCTTATATACGACGGCTTATATCATCAAGAATTTCCTGTATACAGAAGGTGAACGGACACCGACGATTCCCGAAACAGCTTCACTGGCCTCACCGATGCTGGCTAACCTGACACAGGGTTCACGGCTGCACTGGGGATTTATCGTTGTGATACTTGCCGTCTTCGCCATGTGGTTCATCCTGTGGAAGACGACTAAAGGGTATGAACTGCGATCGGTCGGCTTTAGCCAGGATGCATCAAAATATGCCGGGATGAACGTGGGCAGAAATATCATTCTGTCTCTGACGCTGTCCGGATTATTTGCCGGACTTGGCGGAGCCATGGAAGGCCTTGGTACTTATCAATATATGACGATAAATTCGGCATTTACCGGCATTGGTTTTAATGGCATTGCCGTTGCGCTTCTCGGTTTAAACACACCGGTCGGCGTTGTCCTGTCCGGTGCACTGTTTGCCGGCCTGCAGACCGGAGGCATGACGATGCAGTCTGTTGCCGGTGTTCCTATTGAACTCATTCAAATCATTATTGCTCTGATCATCTTCTTTGTCGGTTCCAGTTATGTCATAAAGTGGATCTGGCTGCGGTTTGCAGGAAGGGGGAATAAATAA
- a CDS encoding ABC transporter ATP-binding protein, giving the protein MPCAIEMKHIRKVFPGIVANDDVTLQVKEGEIHALFGENGAGKSTLMNILFGLNQPDEGEIYVHGKKVKISDPNDANRLGIGMVHQHFMLIEKFTVAENIILGKEPKKHGRLDLAKAVKIVRALSEKYGLDVDPLKKVEDITVGMQQRVEILKTLYRGSDILIFDEPTAVLTPIEIEELIAIMKRLVREGKSIILITHKLKEIFEACDRCTVIRRGKVIDTVNMDETNPSDLANMMVGRKVNVQLNDSPYEPKEKVLEIHHLNVLDSRKVKAVNDLNLTVHGGEILGIAGVDGNGQEELVEAIAGLRKTHGGTIRINGQDVTNQKTRRIIEAGLGFIPEDRQKHGLVLDFTVRENLALQTYYKEPYAKRGILKNKVISKKARQLIKEYDIRTPDAKTLARSLSGGNQQKVIVAREVDRSPQLLIAAQPTRGLDIGAIEFIHGKLLEERKKGKAVLLVSFELDEILHLSDRIAVIYEGSIIDIVNPEETDEKQLGLLMAGRKSEVGRS; this is encoded by the coding sequence ATGCCCTGCGCGATTGAAATGAAACATATCCGAAAAGTTTTTCCGGGGATTGTGGCCAATGACGACGTCACCCTCCAGGTCAAAGAAGGAGAGATCCACGCTCTGTTCGGCGAAAATGGGGCGGGAAAATCCACGCTGATGAATATCCTGTTTGGGCTTAATCAGCCGGACGAAGGCGAGATTTATGTCCACGGAAAGAAAGTAAAAATAAGCGATCCGAATGATGCGAACCGTCTTGGTATCGGTATGGTTCACCAGCACTTTATGCTGATTGAAAAGTTTACGGTTGCTGAAAATATCATTCTCGGAAAGGAACCCAAAAAACACGGACGGCTTGACCTTGCTAAAGCAGTTAAAATTGTCCGCGCATTATCGGAAAAGTACGGGCTTGACGTCGACCCGTTGAAAAAGGTCGAAGATATCACAGTCGGTATGCAGCAACGCGTCGAAATTCTGAAGACCCTGTATCGCGGATCGGACATCCTGATCTTTGATGAACCGACAGCCGTTCTGACTCCGATTGAAATTGAAGAACTGATTGCGATCATGAAACGGCTCGTTCGGGAAGGGAAATCAATTATTCTGATTACCCACAAGCTTAAAGAAATTTTTGAAGCCTGTGACCGCTGCACGGTCATCCGCCGGGGGAAAGTCATCGACACGGTCAATATGGATGAGACCAACCCGAGTGATCTGGCGAATATGATGGTTGGGCGCAAAGTGAATGTTCAGCTTAATGATTCCCCATACGAGCCAAAAGAAAAGGTGCTGGAGATTCATCACCTGAACGTTCTGGATTCAAGAAAAGTCAAAGCAGTGAACGACCTCAACCTGACTGTTCATGGCGGTGAAATTCTGGGCATTGCCGGTGTTGACGGGAACGGACAGGAGGAGCTGGTTGAAGCCATCGCCGGCCTGAGAAAAACGCACGGCGGCACGATCCGTATCAACGGACAGGATGTCACAAATCAGAAGACACGCCGGATTATTGAGGCAGGGCTTGGTTTTATCCCGGAGGACAGGCAGAAACACGGTCTTGTCCTGGACTTCACGGTCAGAGAGAATCTTGCCTTGCAGACTTATTACAAAGAGCCTTACGCGAAAAGGGGCATTCTGAAAAATAAAGTGATTTCAAAGAAAGCCAGGCAATTAATTAAAGAATACGATATCCGGACGCCTGATGCTAAAACGCTTGCCCGTTCGCTTTCCGGCGGGAATCAGCAGAAGGTCATTGTGGCACGTGAAGTGGACCGAAGCCCGCAACTGCTGATTGCTGCGCAGCCGACCCGTGGGCTCGATATCGGCGCGATTGAGTTTATTCATGGTAAATTGCTCGAAGAGAGGAAAAAAGGAAAGGCAGTTTTACTGGTTTCATTTGAACTGGATGAGATTCTTCATTTGAGTGACCGTATTGCCGTCATTTATGAAGGCAGTATTATTGATATCGTCAATCCTGAAGAAACAGATGAAAAACAGCTGGGCCTTCTGATGGCCGGACGTAAGAGTGAGGTGGGCAGGTCATGA
- a CDS encoding Lin0512 family protein: MEHLLFIETGVGIDVHGQSVTTASVRAVIDAIHRNSLPGITALLPENDLNNMKVHIRLAVPLDKDKLDLEKVKAEIPYGTVTVTVMDGGMAAPSGIFLKEKNDKNDLMYIVNASVEVGY; the protein is encoded by the coding sequence ATGGAACATTTGCTGTTTATTGAGACAGGTGTCGGGATTGATGTCCATGGTCAGAGTGTGACAACTGCCTCAGTCCGTGCCGTTATTGATGCCATTCACAGAAATTCACTGCCGGGAATTACTGCTCTTCTCCCGGAAAATGATCTGAACAATATGAAAGTCCATATCCGGCTGGCTGTCCCGCTTGACAAGGACAAGCTCGATCTGGAAAAAGTGAAGGCGGAAATCCCCTACGGAACAGTCACTGTCACGGTCATGGACGGGGGTATGGCTGCGCCAAGCGGCATTTTTCTGAAGGAAAAGAACGATAAGAATGATCTGATGTATATCGTTAATGCCTCGGTAGAAGTCGGTTATTGA
- a CDS encoding spore germination protein GerW family protein has protein sequence MEKVQDRQSDKQVTGSFTDRLLNTVKGENVTAVFGEPVQLDDKKVIPVARVRVTGGGGGGLYGEQDTAPDRASGGGGGGYLSVRPFGVYEISRQGTRFKPAYNLNALVLIFSVFTLGMVFLLRKFLK, from the coding sequence ATGGAGAAGGTTCAGGATCGTCAGTCAGATAAACAGGTGACCGGGTCTTTTACCGACAGGCTTCTGAATACCGTTAAAGGAGAAAACGTCACTGCGGTTTTTGGTGAACCCGTCCAGCTGGATGATAAAAAGGTCATTCCCGTGGCACGCGTGCGGGTGACCGGTGGAGGAGGCGGCGGGCTGTACGGTGAACAGGATACGGCGCCCGATCGGGCCAGTGGTGGCGGGGGAGGTGGCTATCTCTCTGTTCGCCCGTTTGGCGTATATGAAATTTCCAGGCAGGGTACCCGTTTCAAACCGGCGTATAACCTTAATGCTCTCGTTCTGATCTTTTCTGTTTTCACTTTGGGTATGGTGTTTTTACTGAGAAAATTTCTGAAATAA
- a CDS encoding MazG-like family protein, which translates to MDLRDVQEWEKKFYSRQGWRDLPPYIRVGFLMEEVGEVSRAVRTCEIGRDHHPEEARKSKEEIRQNLAEEMGDVLSNLVILANLYDLSLEDLVRAHREKLYQRFHCSEQDVFQS; encoded by the coding sequence GTGGATTTACGTGATGTGCAGGAATGGGAAAAGAAGTTTTACAGCAGACAGGGATGGCGCGATCTGCCGCCCTATATCAGAGTTGGTTTTCTGATGGAAGAGGTTGGTGAAGTCTCACGTGCTGTCCGTACTTGTGAAATTGGCAGGGATCATCATCCGGAAGAGGCGCGAAAATCAAAGGAAGAGATCAGGCAGAATTTGGCTGAAGAGATGGGCGATGTGCTGAGCAATCTGGTCATCCTTGCCAATCTGTATGACCTGAGCCTTGAAGATCTGGTCCGTGCGCACCGGGAAAAACTGTATCAGCGTTTTCACTGCAGCGAGCAAGATGTTTTTCAGTCATAA
- a CDS encoding MFS transporter, producing MSATTHNDVFTGSVNRQSERKLLGVAGLAWLFDAMDVGMISFIMVAIGKDWSLDASQLGWIGSVGSIGMAVGAFIFGMLADRIGRKNVLILTLLLFSVGAGLSALATGIGIFLILRFFIGTGLGGELPVASTLVSESVPTEKRGRTVVLLESFWAVGWIAAALVSYFIIPDYGWRVALIIGAIPAFYAIYLRWNIHDSTKFAAKKNEKQNPFKNIAEIWSKPYARRTVMLWILWFSVVFSYYGMFLWLPSVVEAKGFSMVRSFLYVLVMTIAQLPGYFTAAWLIEKWGRKAVLIVYLLGTAVFAYFFGIAESLPMIMVSGILLSFFNLGAWGALYAYSPEQYPTLIRGTGTGMAAAFGRIGGIFGPLMVGYLLLRQVSIGVIFTIFCASIVVGILAVLFLGKETKNKELA from the coding sequence ATGTCAGCAACTACACATAACGACGTTTTTACGGGATCCGTGAACCGGCAATCGGAAAGAAAGCTACTTGGCGTGGCCGGGCTGGCCTGGCTGTTCGATGCCATGGATGTAGGAATGATTTCATTTATTATGGTTGCGATTGGAAAAGACTGGAGCCTTGACGCCTCACAGCTGGGCTGGATCGGGTCTGTCGGATCCATCGGTATGGCTGTCGGGGCCTTCATCTTCGGTATGCTGGCTGATCGGATTGGAAGAAAAAATGTACTGATCCTGACCCTGCTTCTGTTTTCCGTTGGAGCGGGACTGTCCGCTCTCGCCACGGGGATCGGCATCTTCCTGATTCTCCGTTTCTTCATCGGTACAGGGCTGGGCGGTGAGCTTCCCGTTGCTTCAACACTTGTCTCGGAAAGTGTACCGACCGAAAAACGCGGACGCACTGTCGTGCTGCTCGAAAGTTTTTGGGCTGTCGGCTGGATTGCCGCTGCGCTTGTTTCCTATTTCATCATCCCGGATTACGGCTGGCGGGTTGCCCTCATTATCGGTGCCATTCCCGCATTTTATGCCATTTATCTGAGGTGGAATATCCATGATTCCACAAAATTTGCAGCAAAAAAGAATGAGAAACAGAATCCGTTCAAAAATATTGCTGAAATCTGGTCAAAGCCTTATGCCAGACGGACGGTTATGCTATGGATTCTCTGGTTCAGCGTGGTATTCTCCTATTACGGGATGTTTCTCTGGCTGCCGAGTGTTGTTGAAGCGAAGGGATTCAGTATGGTCAGAAGTTTCCTGTATGTCCTCGTGATGACGATCGCACAGCTGCCCGGTTATTTTACAGCGGCCTGGCTGATCGAAAAATGGGGCAGAAAAGCTGTTCTGATCGTTTATCTGCTTGGCACAGCTGTTTTTGCTTATTTCTTCGGTATTGCAGAATCCCTTCCAATGATTATGGTTTCCGGCATTCTGCTGTCCTTCTTTAACCTGGGGGCCTGGGGAGCTCTTTATGCCTATTCTCCGGAACAATATCCGACCCTCATCCGCGGTACCGGTACCGGTATGGCTGCCGCTTTCGGGCGAATCGGCGGTATTTTCGGTCCGTTAATGGTCGGATATCTTCTCCTCCGTCAGGTATCCATTGGCGTCATCTTTACGATTTTCTGTGCCTCCATCGTCGTTGGGATTCTGGCGGTACTGTTTCTCGGAAAAGAAACAAAGAATAAAGAACTGGCCTGA
- a CDS encoding TIGR02206 family membrane protein: MGQYLNPVEEKQSFDLFSVEHVATLGIAGLLIICLCLLTLRIRKSQGSSAVRIVLAAILLLTEISFQIWTLSFGKWSLQSSLPIELSDLAVILAAVMLISGSRRLFYFLYFAGIGSSLQALLTPDLGAYTFPHFRYIEFFTAHAGMIAACLLLILIKGYRPVYRWIWITFFLVNVYGIIIFFFNRMTGANYLYLMHKPSASLLDFLGPWPWYLLSMEGVMLLVFHILYIPFLILKLKKIRNKKVSR; this comes from the coding sequence ATGGGTCAGTATCTGAATCCTGTAGAGGAAAAACAATCATTCGACCTTTTTTCAGTTGAACATGTGGCGACACTTGGAATTGCGGGTTTGCTCATCATTTGCCTGTGTCTTTTGACGCTGCGGATCAGGAAGTCTCAGGGAAGTTCTGCGGTGAGAATCGTTCTTGCCGCCATCCTTCTTCTGACTGAAATAAGCTTTCAGATCTGGACCCTCTCATTCGGAAAATGGTCGCTTCAATCGTCCCTTCCCATAGAGTTAAGTGATCTGGCGGTCATCCTTGCTGCTGTGATGCTGATCAGCGGGAGCCGCCGGCTGTTTTACTTTCTCTATTTCGCAGGCATCGGCAGTTCGCTGCAGGCACTGCTGACTCCGGATCTGGGGGCATATACTTTCCCTCATTTCCGTTATATTGAATTTTTTACGGCGCATGCGGGAATGATTGCGGCCTGCCTGCTGTTGATTCTGATAAAAGGCTATCGCCCGGTTTATCGATGGATCTGGATAACCTTCTTTCTGGTTAACGTATACGGCATAATCATTTTCTTTTTTAACCGGATGACAGGTGCCAATTATCTGTATCTGATGCATAAGCCGTCCGCTTCTCTTCTGGATTTTCTCGGGCCGTGGCCATGGTATCTGCTGTCGATGGAAGGCGTGATGCTGCTGGTTTTTCACATCCTCTATATCCCCTTCCTGATCCTGAAACTTAAAAAAATCAGGAATAAAAAAGTCTCCCGGTGA
- a CDS encoding Rrf2 family transcriptional regulator yields MNSEFTIAVHCLILLASAPDHLWNSESLSRKVHTHPARIRKIMSILRKRRLVSTKEGLGGGYRLDCDPGTCTLARIYRSTSCAALKLSWCSSGCMDDPDTSGIQQVMNQAFSGAEQILENYLEQWTLENLLEQVRKIRNGSSDRSGQEFVPSGSVQVNPIIQKNKIGGEV; encoded by the coding sequence ATGAATAGTGAGTTTACCATTGCGGTTCATTGTCTGATTCTGCTGGCAAGTGCGCCTGATCATCTCTGGAACAGTGAATCATTGTCCCGGAAAGTGCACACACATCCGGCCAGAATTCGAAAGATTATGAGTATCCTGCGTAAAAGAAGACTCGTATCAACCAAGGAAGGTCTGGGCGGGGGTTATCGGCTGGACTGTGATCCTGGTACGTGTACGCTTGCGCGGATTTACAGATCAACCTCATGCGCCGCACTCAAACTCAGCTGGTGTTCATCCGGTTGTATGGATGACCCGGATACGTCCGGCATTCAGCAGGTGATGAATCAGGCCTTTTCCGGGGCGGAGCAGATTCTGGAAAACTATCTGGAGCAATGGACGCTGGAAAATCTGTTAGAACAAGTGAGAAAGATACGGAACGGTTCCTCTGATCGATCCGGGCAGGAATTTGTTCCTTCCGGATCAGTACAGGTGAATCCGATCATTCAAAAAAACAAGATCGGTGGTGAAGTATGA
- a CDS encoding ParB N-terminal domain-containing protein codes for MTEILNGKEICSKYSDIENDSFGTEDHQFALTRVDKKDLYDAPCSFSSNGKNLMTYEEWKKHPENYDGYHTDNVKQMVEYIREGGHLPPLIVNKELGLYDGQHRLTAYSMISEIEKIDIYKEI; via the coding sequence ATGACAGAGATCCTGAACGGGAAAGAAATCTGTAGTAAGTACAGTGATATTGAAAACGATTCATTTGGAACGGAAGATCATCAGTTTGCCCTGACCAGAGTAGATAAGAAAGATCTGTATGATGCCCCATGCTCTTTCAGCAGTAACGGAAAAAATCTGATGACGTACGAGGAATGGAAAAAGCACCCGGAAAATTATGATGGATATCACACGGATAATGTAAAACAAATGGTTGAATACATCCGTGAAGGCGGTCATCTTCCGCCGCTTATTGTCAATAAGGAGCTCGGGCTCTATGACGGTCAGCACCGTTTAACCGCATACAGCATGATTTCTGAGATTGAAAAAATCGATATTTATAAAGAAATCTGA
- a CDS encoding alkaline phosphatase PhoX: MNAKGEATAIKHYSMGRLSFERTTVMPDNRTVYIGDDGGYTMMFMYIADQAKDLSAGTLYAAKWIQTDAKDGGAANLKWIKLGHAADKEIKELAQSLTFSDIFETSSVPADGFTPVRTSSSGGKTEYLKVRPGMEKAAAFLESRRYGAIKGATSEFNKMEAVEYNKTDNKVYMAMSYIEKGMLQGNTDPVDDIHVDKISAGGVYELSLTKGQKDSESHQIDSNYVAGSIDGLVMGEDLAAADENGNTANVDKIANPDNIVYSGSMRTLFIAEDSSMHSNNFAWAYNIDTKKLSRIVSVPGGGEATGLQLQQNLHGYTYLMVSSQNPGHVGYLQLPQLTGR; this comes from the coding sequence GTGAATGCAAAGGGCGAAGCGACAGCAATCAAGCACTACAGCATGGGGCGGCTGTCGTTCGAGCGGACCACAGTAATGCCGGACAACCGCACCGTTTACATCGGTGATGACGGTGGCTACACGATGATGTTCATGTACATTGCTGATCAGGCCAAAGATCTCTCCGCCGGTACGCTTTATGCTGCAAAATGGATCCAGACCGATGCAAAGGATGGCGGCGCAGCAAACTTAAAATGGATTAAGCTGGGACATGCTGCTGATAAAGAAATCAAAGAACTCGCTCAGAGCCTTACATTCAGCGACATTTTTGAAACGAGCAGTGTTCCCGCCGATGGATTCACCCCCGTACGCACAAGCAGCAGCGGCGGTAAAACCGAATATCTGAAAGTCAGACCAGGCATGGAAAAAGCCGCCGCTTTTCTTGAATCCAGAAGATACGGCGCGATCAAAGGGGCAACTTCAGAATTTAATAAAATGGAAGCTGTTGAATATAACAAGACAGACAACAAAGTCTATATGGCGATGTCTTATATCGAAAAAGGAATGCTTCAGGGTAACACCGATCCGGTTGACGATATCCATGTAGATAAAATTTCCGCCGGAGGTGTTTATGAACTCAGTTTGACAAAAGGGCAGAAGGACAGCGAAAGCCATCAAATCGACAGCAATTACGTTGCCGGATCGATCGATGGACTGGTTATGGGAGAAGATCTTGCGGCTGCTGATGAAAACGGTAATACAGCAAACGTTGATAAAATTGCCAATCCGGACAATATCGTTTATTCGGGCAGCATGCGCACCCTTTTCATCGCTGAAGACAGTTCGATGCACAGCAACAACTTCGCCTGGGCTTACAACATCGATACGAAGAAATTGTCTCGAATCGTCTCTGTCCCCGGCGGAGGAGAAGCAACCGGTCTGCAGCTTCAGCAGAATCTTCATGGATATACGTATCTCATGGTCAGCTCACAGAATCCGGGGCACGTCGGATATCTGCAGCTGCCACAGCTTACCGGTCGATAA